One segment of Manihot esculenta cultivar AM560-2 chromosome 4, M.esculenta_v8, whole genome shotgun sequence DNA contains the following:
- the LOC110613452 gene encoding putative DEAD-box ATP-dependent RNA helicase 29 isoform X1, which yields MGGEEPLVSSKAELKHKQKLKKKAKSGGFESLNLSPNVYRGIKRKGYRVPTPIQRKTMPRILAGSDVVAMARTGSGKTAAFLIPMLERLKQHVPQAGVRALILSPTRDLALQTLKFTKELGRFTDLRTSLLVGGDSMENQFEELAQNPDIIIATPGRLMHHLSEVEDMSLRTVEYVVFDEADSLFGMGFAEQLHKILTQLSENRQTLLFSATLPSALAEFAKAGLRDPQLVRLDLDTKISPDLKMLFFTLRHEEKHAALLYLVREHISPDQQTLIFVSTKHHVEFLNILFREEGIEPSVCYGDMDQDARKIHISRFRARKTMLLIVTDVAARGIDIPLLDNVINWDFPPKPKIFVHRVGRAARAGRTGTAFSFVTTEDMPYLLDLHLFLSKPIRAAPAEEEVLQDMDGVMKKIDQAIANGETVYGRFPQTVLDLVSDRVREIIDSSAELTSLQKTCTNAFRLYTKTKPLPAKESIRRVKDLSREGLHPDFKNVLGGGELVALAFSERLKAFRPKQTILEAEGEAAKSKNMQGPSSQWVDVMKRKRAIHEEIINLVHQQRSSKKMEKEVQSEIASSNGREKKEARGSKRKAKNFKDEEYYISSVPTNHHTEVGLSVRANEGFGSNRLDTAVLDLVADDSQGMQKQKSVYHWDKRSKKYIKLNNGERVTASGKIKTESGAKVKAKSTGIYKKWKEQSHRKVSLKGTSNEGDAEQSSSFSGDHQLRGNNRKFKGGRNNHYVPNANVRSEIKNLEQVRKERQKKANKISHMKNKAATGKKFGKNGKKGKARKQR from the exons ATGGGCGGAGAAGAACCTCTAGTTAGCTCCAAGGCGGAGCTGAAACACAAGCAAAAGCTCAAAAAGAAGGCGAAATCCGGTGGCTTTGAGTCTTTAAACCTTAGCCCCAATGTCTACCGAGGAATCAAGCGGAAGGGCTACCGAGTCCCGACACCTATTCAACGAAAGACAATGCCTCGCATCCTCGCCGGTTCCGACGTCGTCGCCATGGCTCGCACTGGCTCTGGTAAGACCGCGGCGTTTTTGATCCCAATGCTCGAGAGGCTGAAGCAGCACGTGCCTCAGGCAGGTGTTAGGGCTCTCATTTTGTCACCTACGAGGGATTTGGCTTTGCAGACCTTGAAGTTCACGAAAGAACTTGGCAGGTTCACcg ATCTTCGTACCAGTTTATTAGTTGGTGGTGACAGCATGGAAAATCAATTCGAAGAATTAGCACAGAATCCAGATATTATCATTGCGACTCCTGGTAGGCTTATGCATCATTTATCTGAGGTTGAGGACATGTCTTTGCGGACAGTGGAATATGTGGTTTTTGATGAAGCTGACAGTCTGTTTGGCATGGGTTTTGCTGAGCAATTGCACAAAATCCTAACCCAGTTAAGTGAGAATCGGCAGACCTTGCTGTTCAGTGCAACTTTGCCAAGTGCCCTTGCGGAGTTTGCTAAGGCTGGTCTTCGAGATCCTCAACTTGTTCGACTTGATCTCGACACTAAAATTAGCCCTGATTTGAAGATGCTGTTTTTCACCTTACGACATGAGGAAAAACATGCAGCATTGCTGTATTTGGTAAGGGAGCATATTAGTCCTGATCAGCAGACATTGATATTTGTTTCAACGAAACATCATGTTGAGTTTCTTAATATTTTGTTTCGAGAAGAGGGCATTGAGCCTTCTGTATGCTATGGTGACATGGATCAAGATGCTCGCAAGATTCATATATCAAGGTTTAGAGCTCGAAAAACTATGCTGTTAATTGTGACAGATGTAGCTGCTAGGGGTATTGACATTCCATTACTTGATAATGTCATCAACTGGGACTTCCCCCCAAAGCCAAAAATTTTTGTCCATCGTGTGGGGCGAGCAGCGAGGGCAGGTCGAACGGGTACAGCATTTTCTTTTGTGACAACTGAAGATATGCCTTACCTTTTGGATCTTCATCTGTTTCTTTCAAAACCAATCAGGGCTGCACCTGCTGAGGAAGAGGTTTTGCAGGACATGGATGGAGTAATGAAGAAAATTGATCAAGCAATTGCAAATGGGGAAACTGTTTACGGGCGTTTCCCTCAAACTGTTCTTGATCTTGTTTCAGATAGAGTTCGAGAAATTATTGATTCATCAGCAGAACTGACCTCTTTACAGAAAACCTGCACTAATGCTTTTCGCTTGTATACAAAGACAAAACCTTTGCCGGCAAAGGAATCCATTAGAAGAGTGAAGGACTTGTCACGTGAAGGCTTGCATCCAGATTTCAAAAATGTTCTTGGAGGTGGTGAATTAGTTGCTTTGGCATTTTCTGAGCGCTTAAAAGCATTCAG GCCCAAGCAGACTATACTGGAAGCTGAAGGTGAGGCTGCAAAATCAAAGAATATGCAG GGCCCTTCTAGTCAGTGGGTTGATGTGATGAAGAGAAAAAGAGCTATACATGAGGAGATCATTAACTTGGTGCATCAGCAACGCTCAAGCAAGAAGATGGAAAAG GAAGTTCAATCTGAAATTGCTTCTTCAAATGGAAGGGAGAAAAAAG AAGCTCGAGGTTCTAAAAGAAAGGCAAAGAACTTCAAAGATGAGGAATACTATATAAGTTCAGTACCAACGAATCAT CATACAGAGGTAGGCCTTTCAGTGAGAGCTAATGAAGGCTTTGGATCAAATAG GCTGGACACTGCTGTCCTAGATCTGGTTGCAGATGATAGCCAGGGCATGCAGAAACAAAAATCTGTGTACCATTGGGATAAG AGGAGTAAGAAGTACATCAAATTAAACAATGGTGAACGCGTCACAGCTAGTGGAAAG ATAAAGACAGAAAGTGGTGCAAAAGTAAAAGCTAAGAGTACTGGGATATACAAGAAGTGGAAAGAACAGTCACACAGAAAAGTATCTCTTAAAGGAACTAGCAACGAAGGGGATGCCGAGCAAAGCTCAAGTTTCTCAG GAGACCACCAATTACGTGGAAATAATAGGAAGTTTAAAGGGGGCAGGAACAATCACTATGTGCCTAATGCTAATGTGCGTTCAGAAATAAAAAATCTCGAACAAGTGCGGAAAGAGAGACAGAAGAAGGCCAACAAAATCTCCCACATGAAGAACAAAGCTGCCACAGGTAAaaaatttggtaaaaatggGAAAAAAGGCAAGGCAAGGAAGCAACGTTAG
- the LOC110613452 gene encoding putative DEAD-box ATP-dependent RNA helicase 29 isoform X2 — protein sequence MGGEEPLVSSKAELKHKQKLKKKAKSGGFESLNLSPNVYRGIKRKGYRVPTPIQRKTMPRILAGSDVVAMARTGSGKTAAFLIPMLERLKQHVPQAGVRALILSPTRDLALQTLKFTKELGRFTDLRTSLLVGGDSMENQFEELAQNPDIIIATPGRLMHHLSEVEDMSLRTVEYVVFDEADSLFGMGFAEQLHKILTQLSENRQTLLFSATLPSALAEFAKAGLRDPQLVRLDLDTKISPDLKMLFFTLRHEEKHAALLYLVREHISPDQQTLIFVSTKHHVEFLNILFREEGIEPSVCYGDMDQDARKIHISRFRARKTMLLIVTDVAARGIDIPLLDNVINWDFPPKPKIFVHRVGRAARAGRTGTAFSFVTTEDMPYLLDLHLFLSKPIRAAPAEEEVLQDMDGVMKKIDQAIANGETVYGRFPQTVLDLVSDRVREIIDSSAELTSLQKTCTNAFRLYTKTKPLPAKESIRRVKDLSREGLHPDFKNVLGGGELVALAFSERLKAFRPKQTILEAEGEAAKSKNMQGPSSQWVDVMKRKRAIHEEIINLVHQQRSSKKMEKEVQSEIASSNGREKKARGSKRKAKNFKDEEYYISSVPTNHHTEVGLSVRANEGFGSNRLDTAVLDLVADDSQGMQKQKSVYHWDKRSKKYIKLNNGERVTASGKIKTESGAKVKAKSTGIYKKWKEQSHRKVSLKGTSNEGDAEQSSSFSGDHQLRGNNRKFKGGRNNHYVPNANVRSEIKNLEQVRKERQKKANKISHMKNKAATGKKFGKNGKKGKARKQR from the exons ATGGGCGGAGAAGAACCTCTAGTTAGCTCCAAGGCGGAGCTGAAACACAAGCAAAAGCTCAAAAAGAAGGCGAAATCCGGTGGCTTTGAGTCTTTAAACCTTAGCCCCAATGTCTACCGAGGAATCAAGCGGAAGGGCTACCGAGTCCCGACACCTATTCAACGAAAGACAATGCCTCGCATCCTCGCCGGTTCCGACGTCGTCGCCATGGCTCGCACTGGCTCTGGTAAGACCGCGGCGTTTTTGATCCCAATGCTCGAGAGGCTGAAGCAGCACGTGCCTCAGGCAGGTGTTAGGGCTCTCATTTTGTCACCTACGAGGGATTTGGCTTTGCAGACCTTGAAGTTCACGAAAGAACTTGGCAGGTTCACcg ATCTTCGTACCAGTTTATTAGTTGGTGGTGACAGCATGGAAAATCAATTCGAAGAATTAGCACAGAATCCAGATATTATCATTGCGACTCCTGGTAGGCTTATGCATCATTTATCTGAGGTTGAGGACATGTCTTTGCGGACAGTGGAATATGTGGTTTTTGATGAAGCTGACAGTCTGTTTGGCATGGGTTTTGCTGAGCAATTGCACAAAATCCTAACCCAGTTAAGTGAGAATCGGCAGACCTTGCTGTTCAGTGCAACTTTGCCAAGTGCCCTTGCGGAGTTTGCTAAGGCTGGTCTTCGAGATCCTCAACTTGTTCGACTTGATCTCGACACTAAAATTAGCCCTGATTTGAAGATGCTGTTTTTCACCTTACGACATGAGGAAAAACATGCAGCATTGCTGTATTTGGTAAGGGAGCATATTAGTCCTGATCAGCAGACATTGATATTTGTTTCAACGAAACATCATGTTGAGTTTCTTAATATTTTGTTTCGAGAAGAGGGCATTGAGCCTTCTGTATGCTATGGTGACATGGATCAAGATGCTCGCAAGATTCATATATCAAGGTTTAGAGCTCGAAAAACTATGCTGTTAATTGTGACAGATGTAGCTGCTAGGGGTATTGACATTCCATTACTTGATAATGTCATCAACTGGGACTTCCCCCCAAAGCCAAAAATTTTTGTCCATCGTGTGGGGCGAGCAGCGAGGGCAGGTCGAACGGGTACAGCATTTTCTTTTGTGACAACTGAAGATATGCCTTACCTTTTGGATCTTCATCTGTTTCTTTCAAAACCAATCAGGGCTGCACCTGCTGAGGAAGAGGTTTTGCAGGACATGGATGGAGTAATGAAGAAAATTGATCAAGCAATTGCAAATGGGGAAACTGTTTACGGGCGTTTCCCTCAAACTGTTCTTGATCTTGTTTCAGATAGAGTTCGAGAAATTATTGATTCATCAGCAGAACTGACCTCTTTACAGAAAACCTGCACTAATGCTTTTCGCTTGTATACAAAGACAAAACCTTTGCCGGCAAAGGAATCCATTAGAAGAGTGAAGGACTTGTCACGTGAAGGCTTGCATCCAGATTTCAAAAATGTTCTTGGAGGTGGTGAATTAGTTGCTTTGGCATTTTCTGAGCGCTTAAAAGCATTCAG GCCCAAGCAGACTATACTGGAAGCTGAAGGTGAGGCTGCAAAATCAAAGAATATGCAG GGCCCTTCTAGTCAGTGGGTTGATGTGATGAAGAGAAAAAGAGCTATACATGAGGAGATCATTAACTTGGTGCATCAGCAACGCTCAAGCAAGAAGATGGAAAAG GAAGTTCAATCTGAAATTGCTTCTTCAAATGGAAGGGAGAAAAAAG CTCGAGGTTCTAAAAGAAAGGCAAAGAACTTCAAAGATGAGGAATACTATATAAGTTCAGTACCAACGAATCAT CATACAGAGGTAGGCCTTTCAGTGAGAGCTAATGAAGGCTTTGGATCAAATAG GCTGGACACTGCTGTCCTAGATCTGGTTGCAGATGATAGCCAGGGCATGCAGAAACAAAAATCTGTGTACCATTGGGATAAG AGGAGTAAGAAGTACATCAAATTAAACAATGGTGAACGCGTCACAGCTAGTGGAAAG ATAAAGACAGAAAGTGGTGCAAAAGTAAAAGCTAAGAGTACTGGGATATACAAGAAGTGGAAAGAACAGTCACACAGAAAAGTATCTCTTAAAGGAACTAGCAACGAAGGGGATGCCGAGCAAAGCTCAAGTTTCTCAG GAGACCACCAATTACGTGGAAATAATAGGAAGTTTAAAGGGGGCAGGAACAATCACTATGTGCCTAATGCTAATGTGCGTTCAGAAATAAAAAATCTCGAACAAGTGCGGAAAGAGAGACAGAAGAAGGCCAACAAAATCTCCCACATGAAGAACAAAGCTGCCACAGGTAAaaaatttggtaaaaatggGAAAAAAGGCAAGGCAAGGAAGCAACGTTAG